Genomic window (Saccharothrix australiensis):
GGCGCCCGCCCGCGCAGGCGGCGGCTCTGCAACTCGCCCACCGGCCGCACCCCGCCCAACAGCAGGAACCAGGACACGAACAGGGCGAACGCCGCCTGCCACTCGGCCGTGGCGTACCAGGACACGGCGAACATCACCCCGCCCGTCGCCACCACCGACACCACGCCGAACAGGTTGCGGATCATCACCAGCATCCCGACCAGCAGCACGACCGTCGCCCACAGCAGCGGGCGCACCTGCCCGACGGTCACGAGCGCCGCCGCGCCGAGCCCGAGCAGCGACGGCGTCACGTACCCGGCCAGGTACATCAGCATCACGGCGAGCCCGGTCGGCCTGCCGCGCGACACGGTCACGCCGGAGGTGTCCGCGTTGAGCTTGATGCCCTCCAGCCGGCGGCCGGTGAGCAGCGCGACCAGGGCGTGCCCTCCCTCGTGCGCGATGGTGATCGTCGTGCGGCTCCACCGCCAGACACCGGGGCTGGCCACGACGACCAGGGCGAGCACGGCGGGCGTCCACTGCGCGAATGTCGACATCGCCGTCCAGGATGCCAGGCTCCACCCCGGACGCGGTCCGCACCCGTGCCGTCAACCGCGCGGCGACAACGCCTCGGTTTTCTTGGGTGGCACGGTCGTCGCTGATGTCGGTGACCGGTATCAGGCCGCCTGCCGCCGCGTCGACCGCGCTGCGCCGGACGCGCCGTTCTTTCCGGGGAAACAGGCGTTTGCGTTGATGTCAGTGACTGACATCAACGCAAACGGTCATCCGGTGGCGGCGTATCAGCGGTAGTGCCGTGCCTTGTGCTGTTCGGCGATGGCCGGGTCGATCGGCTGGACCGGGCGCGGCGAGACGGTCGGGTCGGCCGATTCGACGCGCGGCTCCCGCTCGGCGTGGTGGCCGTGCGGGTCGGCCTCGTGCAGGCGGCCCTCCTGGTCCCGCTGGACGGGCATCGTCCGCGGGTCGCGGATGCTCTCACCGCGCACCGGCTCCGTGACCGGCTCGTCCGCCGAGCGGTGGACGGGCTGGTCGGCGGGCGGCGCGACCGGCGCCGCGTCCTGCTCCGTCACGAGCTTCCGCCGCGCGGGCAGCACGGCGATCAGCAGGCCCACCGCGGCGAGGCCGAGGTGCAGCCAGTTGTCGTTGGTGTTGAGCGCCAGCGGGTTGCCCAGACCCGCGACCGGGTTGGCCGACACGACGCCGGCCAGCATCAGACCCCACACCAGCACGGCGCCGTAGGCCAGGAACACGATCCAGCCGTACAGCCGGGCAAGCCCCGAGCCGGTGGCCATCAGCAGGCCCAGCACGCCGAACGCCAGGTGGATCACGTTGTGCAGCGGGTTGACCGCGAAACCGAGCAGCATCGAGTGGTGTTCGCCGGCGAAGTCGCCGAACCCCGTCCGCACGAAACCGGCGATGCCGGCCACGAGGAACACCACGCCGAGCAGGCCCGCCAGCACCTGGGCGGGCTGGAGTCCCGCGACCTTGACACGACCGACGGTCGAGTGGGTCATCACGCCCTCCCACGAGGACCACGGGAGCCCGCCAGCCGGGCTCCGGACGACCTTCGGCTACCCGACCGTCACAGAGGGCAAACCGGAGGGTGGACCGGGGGTGGGAGCGAGGAGGGACCGGGGGGCGAGGCGAGGGGCGGACCGGGGTGGGGACGGGCGCACGGACCCGTTCCCGTCCGGACAGGAGTCACCGACCCCGCCGTGCCGGGGTTCCGTCCCGACCCACCCCATGAAGGTCGGGGCGTCGCGGGGCGCGGCATTCCGCGCACATCGCCACGACGAAAAGCGCAAGGTGCCGACAATTGCCCGCCGACACCCGCCCAGGCGCACGCCGAAACGGGCCTATGCGCAGGTCGGCGGCGCTGTGGAGGGCACTTCGCGGAACACGCGCGTCGCCGCGCCGGTCCAGTCGGACACTTCGGTTTTCACCACGTCACCCCCTTTTTCGTCGGCCGACGGAACTATCGCCCCGGAACCGTCCCGCCGTCAAAGCA
Coding sequences:
- a CDS encoding DUF4383 domain-containing protein, producing the protein MTHSTVGRVKVAGLQPAQVLAGLLGVVFLVAGIAGFVRTGFGDFAGEHHSMLLGFAVNPLHNVIHLAFGVLGLLMATGSGLARLYGWIVFLAYGAVLVWGLMLAGVVSANPVAGLGNPLALNTNDNWLHLGLAAVGLLIAVLPARRKLVTEQDAAPVAPPADQPVHRSADEPVTEPVRGESIRDPRTMPVQRDQEGRLHEADPHGHHAEREPRVESADPTVSPRPVQPIDPAIAEQHKARHYR
- a CDS encoding M50 family metallopeptidase; this translates as MSTFAQWTPAVLALVVVASPGVWRWSRTTITIAHEGGHALVALLTGRRLEGIKLNADTSGVTVSRGRPTGLAVMLMYLAGYVTPSLLGLGAAALVTVGQVRPLLWATVVLLVGMLVMIRNLFGVVSVVATGGVMFAVSWYATAEWQAAFALFVSWFLLLGGVRPVGELQSRRLRGRAPNSDADQLARITRVPGLLWVLLFAVVTIGALVLGGRMLLPF